A window of the Hordeum vulgare subsp. vulgare chromosome 5H, MorexV3_pseudomolecules_assembly, whole genome shotgun sequence genome harbors these coding sequences:
- the LOC123398956 gene encoding purine permease 1-like, with the protein MVVEPSEKQAYSCACFFYKTLGVCALGHSNPMVMEIETAPMSPQQRAYNVDGVSDQRSGADGGSEQRSGAGAGAAKPLYRNPVVVVNFLLMALGTVSGPLLLRAYYLHGGTSKWLTSLLQTAGWPLLLPPLCVSFISRRRRRQSEESATEAASLSLMSAGLLAATIAIGLVIGLINYLYAYGLANLPVSTSSILISTQLAFTAVFALLVVRHRFTAFSVNAVVLLVVGAAMLGLNGGGDRPAGVSRAQYYAGFAMTLGSAALYGLVLPLMELSQARHAARAGAAVTYTLVLEIQMVIGITATAFSVVGMLVNKDFHEIPDEARRFDLGEAGYYFILVSSATAFQCFFIGMIGAIFYGSALLAGVIMTLLISVTEVFAVLLFHEPFNGTKGVALAISIWGFISYFYGEIRTNKKQSNTSTDKEQLEP; encoded by the exons ATGGTAGTTGAGCCGAGTGAGAAACAGGCCTATTCGTGCGCTTGCTTCTTCTACAAAACATTAGGTGTGTGTGCTTTAGGCCACAGCAATCCCATGGTCATGGAGATAGAAACAGCACCTATGAGCCCGCAGCAGCGAGCATACAACGTCGACGGCGTTTCGGACCAGCGGTCCGGCGCCGACGGCGGTTCAGAACAGCGGTCCGGCGCCGGCGCTGGCGCCGCTAAACCACTGTACCGCAaccccgtcgtcgtcgtcaactTCCTCCTCATGGCTCTTGGCACGGTGTCTGGCCCGCTCCTCCTTCGCGCCTACTACCTTCACGGCGGCACAAGCAAATGGCTGACCAGCCTGCTCCAGACCGCCGGGTGGCCGCTCCTGCTCCCGCCGCTCTGCGTCTCCTTCATCTCCCGCCGGCGGCGCCGCCAGAGCGAAGAGAGCGCCACCGAGGCCGCTTCGCTCTCGCTCATGTCAGCcggcctcctggccgccaccatcGCCATCGGCCTCGTGATCGGGCTCATCAACTACCTCTACGCATACGGGCTGGCCAACCTCCCGGTGTCCACCTCCTCCATCCTCATCTCGACGCAGCTGGCCTTCACGGCCGTGTTCGCGCTGCTGGTCGTCCGCCATCGGTTCACGGCCTTCTCGGTGAACGCGGTGGTGCTGCTCGTCGTGGGCGCCGCCATGCTGGGGCTGAACGGCGGAGGCGACCGCCCCGCGGGGGTGTCCCGGGCGCAGTACTACGCCGGGTTCGCCATGACGCTGGGGTCCGCGGCGCTGTACGGCCTCGTGCTGCCGCTCATGGAGCTCAGCCAGGCGCGGCACGCGGCGCGCGCGGGCGCGGCCGTCACGTACACGCTCGTCTTGGAGATCCAGATGGTAATCGGGATCACGGCCACGGCCTTCAGCGTCGTCGGCATGCTGGTCAACAAGGATTTCCAC GAAATTCCAGATGAAGCGCGGAGGTTCGACCTGGGCGAGGCAGGCTACTACTTTATCCTCGTTAGTTCAGCCACGGCTTTCCAGTgcttcttcatcggcatgattggtgcCATCTTCTATGGCTCGGCGCTACTCGCCGGTGTCATCATGACACTGCTCATCTCGGTCACCGAGGTGTTTGCCGTCCTTTTATTCCATGAGCCATTCAATGGCACCAAAGGTGTCGCCCTTGCGATTTCTATCTGGGGTTTCATCTCCTACTTTTATGGTGAGATTCGAACGAATAAGAAGCAGTCCAACACGTCAACCGATAAGGAGCAGTTGGaaccgtag